The window gtgtaacaaaaaaaaaacatagattgtATCAATACGAGTTGGATTACAAGGAGATGCTGCTGATATTTCAATCTCCAAATCAGCGTGTTTTAATACTCCTGAGActgaaaaatttataaattttctgTAACCTTTTCCATACAACTAACACATTTTATGTTTTCCAAAACAGAGTCTACTCTAGGAATCAGTAAGAAAGATCTCAAAAGGATTCGAaatataaagagaaaaaaaaaacaatcacataTACCTTTAATGGATTTTTCAAACTGCTGAAGCTGAGAAACGAAACCAAAGTTAGGCAATGCTTGAGGTCGTCTACTCTTTACTATCTCCATAGCTTTAGAGAAACCAATCCCATGCTTTCTCATCAGATAAGCCACCACTATAGTCAcacttcaaaaaatataaaaaaaatcaaattgttGTAAGTACACATAACAGAGAGATCATTCCCTATTTAAGAAGACAACAACTACCAAAAACAAAGTCTCACCTCCTTGAGATCCCCATGAAGCAATGGACCAAAACACCACCACCAGATTCAATAGCTTGGTCGATGAAGCTATAACACTCATCGAAGTACACAGTCAAATCCGTCTCGGATCTGTCAACAACTAACCTCATAATCACAAACAAACGAACAAAGGTTACAACTTTACAGTTCAAGAAGAGGAACACGATCATGAAGAATAAAATACAGTCAAAAAGGAGGCACCTTCGATGACTTTATAGACAAAGTCATCAGGGTAAGGAGGGGACAAGGCAACAGCTATGGTTAAGACATGAGTGACGTTGGAGGCTTTGAGCAAATCTTTGTTATTCGCTTCGGCTACTGAACCTATGAAGAGTCCCTGCTGGATTTGGCTGAGATCGTTGCCTCCTTCGAGTAGCTTCTGGGTATTGGCTTCTCCCACTCCGAAGAGATCTACCACTTTCTCCATCTTCTCTAACTCCACTTGTCTTACTTTCTTTCACCAAGTCCCCGAGAATATATGAACAAATAGGcgaacaaaaagaaaagtaatCAGTCGGAATCGGGTTTGAAGATACAACAAGCACCAGTGGTCTAGTGGTAGAATAGTACCCTGCCACGGTACAGACCTGGGTTCGATTTCCGGCTGGTGCATTTTAACTTTTGCTTGATTTTGGGCCGCCGAACTTTTCATTTTACTGCAAACCAATGGACTTTCGCAAGTATTTATTAGACCCAGATCATTTCTTTAAGCCCGCCTATGTACTACTTGGTCAAAAGCAGTGTTTcgaaacccgacccggacctaCGGTTGAACCAGTAAACCCGATGATCTAGAAAAAATCCAGTTTGGATTTTTCACAAAACCTaatatttagaaacccgcaaaaacccgcAAAACCCAGTAAAATCAAGAACTTGATACCAGTTAACCaccggttgaaccaataaataaattttacttctttttttaagtttttaattatgtttttagattaggttttatattctaagtttccaattaagaagttagatgctgacaaaaaaaagaaattaagttttcccttttcaattttatatttctgatttttagattttgatgaaaatttcaCTATGCCAcatgaagaaaatgaagtgaacaatggtagagagaaccaaaattagttggtctgatttggtgttagtttatttccattattgacaatttattgcaatgatcttttacttttgttttttgttttggatttgaagtttaatttggtATTTGtattagacatttaaatatttatgaattttatgtcttaattttttttagatgtcataactcttaccttgttacaaaattttttaaatagtctaaactattttttgatattttgtatgtcaaatgaaaataaaaatataaaaattaaagttaagtattttcataggagttaactcatagatttttgagaaaaattcaaaaatatgaaaatcctattttaatgcatagttgcatcattcactaacatatgatgaaggtcaaagaggtttgaaatttttgttgtctccgttcctctagagaatagcgattttaaactggttagtctaccaatttagtagtattatgcaattttactaaattaattgacaaaaaattaaaacgatgcccatctaccatggaAGAGAGTTTGAtgtacattaatacaaatgtagaatgtgtttagaaaatttaaaacaacactaaatatcataAGCTTAAGTATAttaaacatttaccgaaaatctcaatattttcataggggttgtTAActaatagattttgagaaaaattcaaaaatatgaaaattctgttttaatgcatagttgcatctttcactaacatatgatgaaggtcaaagaggtttggaacttttgctTTCTCCGTTTTTCTAAAGAATAaggattttatagtggttagtccaccaatttagggagtattatgaagttttactaaattaattgacaaaaaaattaaaaagatgcccatctaccatgaaatagagtttgacatacattaatacaaatctagaatgtgtttagaaattttaaaacaacactaaagatcataagcttcagtatataaaacatttaccgaaaatctcaatattttcatagcggttaactcatagatttttagaaaaattcaaaaatatgtaatttggttttaatgcatagttgcatccttcactaacatatgatgaaggtcaaagaggttaggaacttttgttgtctccgtttttctaaaaaatagcgattttatagtggttagtccaccaattaagtagtattatggaattttactaaattaattgacaaaaatattaaaacgatgcccatctaccatgaaatagagtttgatatacattaatacaaatgtagaatgtgtttagaaattttaaaacaacactaaagatcataagcttcagtatataaaacattaaccgaaaaactcaatatttttgtaggggttaactcatagattttgagaaaaaatcaaaaacatgaaaattatgttttaatgcataattttatccttcactaacatatgatgaaagtcaaagtggtttgaaacttttgttgtcttcgtttttctagagaatatcaattttatagtggtttgtccacaaattttgggagtattatgaagttttactaaattaattgacaaaaaaattaaaacgatgcccatctacaaTGAAATAAagtttgatatacataaatacaaatgtagaatgtgtttagaaattttgaaacaacactaaagatcataggcttcattatatagaacatttaccgaaaaactcaatattttcgtagggggtaactcatagattttgagaaaaattcaaaaatatgaaaattctgttttaatgcatagttgcatccttcactaacatatgatgaatgttaaagagttttggaacttttgttgtctccgttgctctagagaatagcgattttatattggttagtccactaatttagggagtattatagaattttactaaattaattgacaaaaaaattgaaacgatgcccatctaccatgaaatagagtttgatataaataaatacaaatgtagaatatgtttagaaattttaaaacaacattaaagttcataggcttcattatatagaacatttaccgaaaaactcaatattttcataggggttagttaactcatagattttgagaaaaattcaaaaatataaaaattttgttttaatgcatagttgcatctttcactaacagatgatgaatgttaaagaggtttggaacttttgttgtctctgttgctctagagaatagcgatttttatagtggttagtctaccaatttagtagtattatgcaattttactaaattaattgacaaaaaaattaaaacgatgcccatctaccatgaaatagagtttgatatacattaatacaaatgtagaatgtgtttataaattttaaaacaacactaaagatcataggcttcattatatagaacatttaccgaaaaactcaatattttcgtagggggtaactcatagattttgagaaaaattcaaaaatatgaaaattctgttttaatgcatagttccatccttcactaatatatgatgaaggtcaaagatgtttgaaacttttgttgtctccgtttctctagagaatagcgattttattgtggttagtccaccaattaagtagtattatggaattttactaaattaattgacaaaaaattaaaacgatgcccatctaccatgaaatagagtttgatatacattaatacaaatgtagaatgtgtttagaaattttaaaacaacactaaagatcataagctttagtatataaaacatttaccgaaaaactcaatattttcgttggggttaactcatagattttgagaaaaaaatgaaaaatatgaaaattctgttttaatgcataattgcatccttcactaacatatgatgaaggtcaaagtggtttgaaacttttgttgtctccgtttttctagagaatagcaattttagagtggttagtccacaaattttgggagtattataaagttttactaaattaattgacaaaaaaattaaaacgatgcccatctacaatgaaatagagtttgatataaataaatacaaatatagaatgtgtttagaaattttgaaacaacactaaagatcatagacttcattatatagaacattaaccgaaaaactcaatattttcgtagggggtaactcatagattttgagaaaaattcaaaaaatatgaaaattctcttttaatgcatagttgcatccttcactaacatatgatgaatgttaaagaggtttgaaacttttgttgtctctgttgctcaagagaatagcgatttttatagtggttagtccactaatttatggagtattatggaattttactaaattaattgacaaagaaattgaaacgatgcccatctaccatgaaatagagtttgatatacattaatacaaatgtagaatatgtttataaattttaaaacaacactaaagatcataggcttcattatatagaacatttacagaaaaactcaatattttcgtagggggtaactcatagattttgagaaaaattcaaaaatatgaaaattctgttttaatgcatagttgcatccttcactaacatatgatgaatgttaaagaggtttggaacttttgttgtctccgtttttctagagaatagcaattttatagtggttagtccacaaattttgggagtattatgaaggtTTACtatattaattgacaaaaaaattaaaacgatgcccatctaccatgaaatagagtttgatatacattaatacaaatgtagaatgtgtttataaattttaaaacaacactaaagatcataggcttcattatatagaacatttaccgaaaaactcaatattttcgtagggggtaactcatagattttgagaaaaattcaaaaatatgaaaattctgttttaatgcatagttgcatccttcactaacatatgatgaatgttaaagaggtttggaacttttgttgtctccgttgctctagagaatatcgattttatagtggttagtccactaatttagggagtattatggaattttactaaattaattggcaaaaaaattgaaacgattcctatctaccatgaaatagagtttgatatacataaatacaaatgtaaaatgtggttagaaattttaaaacaacactaaagttcATAGGAtttagtatatagaacatttaccgaaaaactcaatattttcgtagggattaactcatagattttgagaaaaattcaaaaatataaaaattctgttttaatgcataattgcatccttcactaacatatgataaagctCAAAGTGGTTTGAAACTTCTGTTGTCTCcggttttctagagaatagcaattttatagtggttagtctacaaattttgggagtattatgaaggtttactaaattaattgacaaaaaattaaaacgatgcccatctaccatgaaatagagtttgatatacataaatacaaatgtagaatatgtttagaaattttgaaacaacactaaagatcatagacttcattatatagaacatttaccgaaaaactcaatattttcgtagggggtaactcagagattttgagaaaaattcaaaaatatgaaaattatgttttaatgcatagttgcatccttcactaacatatgatgaatgttaaagaggtttggaactttcgttgtctccgttgctctagagaatagcgattttatagtggttagtctaccaatttagtagtattatggaattttactaaattaattgacaaaaaaattaaaacgatgcccatctaccatgaaatggagtttgatatacattaatacaaatgtagaatgtgtttagaaaatttaaaacaacactaaagatcataagattcagtatattaaacatttaccgaaaaactcaatattttaagaggggttaactcatagattttgagaaaaattcaaaaatatgaaaattctgtattaatgcatagttgcatccttcactaacatatgatgaaggtcaaagatgtttgaaacttttgttgtctccgtttctctagcgaatagcgattttatagtggttagtccaccaattaagtagtattatggaattttactaaattaattgacaaaaaattaaaacgatgtccatgtaccataaaatagagtttgatatatatattaataaaaatttagaatgtgtttagaaattttaaaacaacactaaagatcataagctttagtatataaaacatttaccgaaaaactaattattttcgtagattttgagaaaaaatgaaaaatatgaaaattctgttttaatgcataattgcatccttcactaacatatgatgaaggtcaaagtggtttgaaacttttgttgtctccgtttttctagagaatagcaattttatagtggttagtccacaaattttgggagtattatgaagttttactaaattaattgacaaaaaaattaaaacgatgcccatctacaatgaaatagagtttgatatacataaatacaaatgtagaatgtgtttagaaattttgaaacaacactaaagatcatagacttcattatatagaacatttaccgaaaaactcaatattttcgtagggggtaactcagagattttgagaaaaattcaaaaatatgaaaattatgttttaatgcatagttgcatccttcactaacatatgatgaatgttaaagaggtttggaactttcgttgtctccgttgctctagagaatagcgattttatagtggttagtctaccaatttagtagtattatggaattttactaaattaattgacaaaaaattaaaacgatgcccatctaccatgaaatggagtttatatacattaatacaaatgtagaatgtgtttagaaaatttaaaacaacactaaagatcataagattcaatatattaaacatttaccgaaaaactcaatattttaagaggggttaactcatagattttgagaaaaattcaaaaatatgaaaattctgtattaatgcatagttgcatccttcactaacatatgatgaaggtcaaagatgtttgaaacttttgttgtctccgtttctctagcgaatagcgattttatagtggttagtccaccaattaagtagtattatggaattttactaaattaattgacaaaaaattaaaacgatgtccatgtaccatgaaatagagtttgatatatattaataaaaatttagaatgtgtttagaaattttaaaacaacactaaagatcataagctttagtatataaaacatttaccgaaaactaattattttcgtagattttgagaaaaaatgaaaaaaatgaaaattctgttttaatgcataattgcatcattcactaacatatgatgaaggtcaaagtggtttgaaacttttgttgtctccgtttttctagagaatagcaattttatagtggttagtccacaaattttgggagtattatgaagttttactaaattaattgacaaaaaaattaaaacgatgcccatatacaatgaaatagagtttgatatacataaatacaaatgtagaatgtgtttagaaattttgaaacaacaataaagatcatagacttcattatatagaacatttaccgaaaaactcaatattttcgtaggggttaactcatagattttgatcaaaaatatgaaaattctgttttaatgcatagttgcatccttcactaacatatgatgaatgttaaagaggtttgaaacttttgttgtctccgttgctctagagaatatcgattctatagtggttagtccactaatttagggagtattatggaattttactaaattaattgacaaaaaaattgaaacgatgcccatctaccatgaaatagagtttgatatacattaatacaaatgtagaatgtgtttataaattttaaaacaactctaaagatcataggcttcattatatagaatatttaccgaaaaactcaatattttcgtagggggtaactcatagattttgagaaaaattcaaaaatatgaaaattccgttttaatgcatagttgcatccttcactaacatatgatgaatgttaaagaggtttgaaacttttgttgtctccgttgctctagaaaatatcgattttatattggttagtccactaatttagggagtattatggaattttactaaattaattgacaaaaaagtgaaacgatgcccatctaccatgaaatagagtttgatatacattaatacaaatgtagaatgtgtttataaattttaaaacaacactaaagatcataggcttcattatatagaacatttaccgaaaaactcaatattttcgtagggggtaactcatagatttttagaaaaattcaaaaatatgataattctgttttaatgcatagttgcatccttcactaacatatgataaagctcaaagtggtttgaaacttttgttgtcccggttttctagagaatagcaattttataatggttagtccacaaattttgggagtattatgaaggtttactaaattaattgacaaaaaaattaaaacgatgcccatctaccatgaaatagagtttgatatacataaatacaaatgtagaatgttttagaaattttgaaacaacactaaagatcatagacttcattatatagaacatttaccgaaaaactcaatattttcgtaggttttgagaaaaattcaaaaatatgaaaattatgttttaatgcatagttgcatccttcactaacatatgatgaatgttaaagaggtttggaactttcgttgtctccgttgctctagagaatagcaattttatagtggttagtctaccaatttagtagtattatgcaattttactaaattaattgacaaaaaaattaaaacgatgcccatctaccatgaaatggagtttgatatacattaatacaaatttagaatgtgtttagaaaatttaaaacaacactaaagatcataagattcagtatattaaacatttaccgaaaaactcaatattttaagaggggttaactcatagattttgagaaaaattcaaaaatatgaaaattctgtttaatgcatagttgcatccttcactaacatatgatgaaggtcaaagatgtttgaaacttttgttgtctccgtttctctagcgaatagcgattttatagtggttagtccaccaattaagtagtattatggaattttactaaattaattgacaaaaaattaaaacgatgtccatgtaccatgaaatagagtttgatatatattaataaaaatttagaatgtgtttagaaattttaaaacaacactaaagatcataagctttagtatataaaacatttaccgaaaaactaattattttcgtagattttgagaaaaaatgaaaaatatgaaaattctgttttaatgcataattgcatccttcactaacatatgatgaaggtcaaagtggtttgaaacttttgttgtctccgtttttctagagaatagcaattttatagtggttagtccacaaattttgggagtattatgaagttttactaaattaattgacaaaaaaattaaaacgatgcccatctacaatgaaatagagtttgatatacataaatacaaatgtagaatgtgtttagaaattttgaaacaacactaaagatcatagacttcattatatagaacatttaccgaaaaactcaatattttcgtaggggtaacttagagattttgagaaaaattcaaaaatatgaaaattatgttttaatgcatagttgcatccttcactaacatatgatgaatgttaaagaggtttggaactttcgttgtctccgttgctctagagaatagcgattttatagtggttagtctaccaatttagtagtattatggaattttactaaattaattgacaaaaaaattaaaacgatgcccatctaccatgaaatggagttttatatacattaatacaaatgtagaatgtgtttagaaaatttaaaacaacactaaagatcataagattcaatatattaaacatttaccgaaaaactcaatattttaagaggggttaactcatagattttgagaaaaattcaaaaatatgaaaattctgtattaatgcatagttgcatccttcactaacatatgatgaaggtcaaagatgtttgaaacttttgttgtctccgtttctctagcgaatagcgattttatagtggttagtccaccaattaagtagtattatggaattttactaaattaattgacaaaaaattaaaacgatgtccatgtaccatgaaatagagtttgatatatattaataaaaatttagaatgtgtttagaaattttaaaacaacactaaagatcataagctttagtatataaaacatttaccgaaaaactaattattttcgtagattttgagaaaaatgaaaaaaatgaaaattctgttttaatgcataattgcatccttcactaacatatgatgaaggtcaaagtggtttgaaacttttgttgtctccgttttttctagagaatagcaattttatagtggttagtccacaaattttgggagtattatgaagttttactaaattaattgacaaaaaaattaaaacgatgcccatatacaatgaaatagagtttgatatacataaatacaaatgtagaatgtgtttagaaattttgaaacaacactaaagatcatagacttcattatatagaacatttaccgaaaaactcaatattttcgtaggggttaactcatagattttgatcaaaaatatgaaaattctgttttaatgcatagttgcatccttcactaacatatgatgaatgttaaagaggtttgaaacttttgttgtctccgttgctctagagaatatCGATTCTATAGTGGtcagtccactaatttagggagtattatggaattttactaaattaattgacaaaaaaattgaaacgatgcccatctaccatgaaatagagtttgatatacattaatacaaatgtagaatgtgtttataaattttaaaacaactctaaagatcataggcttcattatatagaatatttaccgaaaaactcaatatttttgtaggggtaactcatagattttgagaaaaattcaaaaatatgaaattccgttttaatgcatagttgcatccttcactaacatatgatgaatgttaaagaggtttgaaacttttgttgtctccgttgctctagaaaatatcgattttatattggttagtccactaatttagggagtattatggaattttactaaattaattgacaaaaaagtgaaaagatgcccatctaccatgaaatagagtttgatatacattaatacaaatgtagaatgtgtttataaattttaaaacaacactaaagatcataggcttcattatatagaacatttaccgaaaaaactcattttcgtaggggtaactcatagatttttagaaaaattcaaaaatatgaaaattctgttttaatgcatagttgcatccttcactaacatatgataaagctcaaagtggtttgaaacttttgttgtcccggttttctagagaatagcaattttatagtggttagtccacaaattttgggagtattatgaaggtttactaaattaattgacaaaaaaattaaaacgatgcccatctaccatgaaatagagtttgatatacataaatacaaatgtagaatgttttagaaattttgaaacaacactaaagatcatagacttcattatatagaacatttaccgaaaaactcaatattttcgtaggttttgagaaaaaatcaaaaatatgaaaattatgttttaatgcatagttgcatccttcactaacatatgatgaatgttaaagaggtttggaactttcgttgtctccgttgctctagagaatagcaattttatagtggttagtctaccaatttagtagtattatgcaattttactaaattaattgacaaaaaaattaaaacgatgcccatctaccatgaaatggagtttgatatacattaatacaaatgtagaatgtgtttagaaaatttaaaacaacactaaagatcataagattcagtatattaaacatttaccgaaaaactcaatattttaagaaggggtaactcatagattttgagaaaaattcaaaaatatgaaaattctgttttaatgcatagttgcattcttcactaacatatgatgaaggttaaagaggtttgaaacttttgttgtctctgttgctctagagaatagcgattctTATAGTGAttagtctaccaatttagtagtattatgcaattttactaaattaattgacaaaaaaaaaacaaacgatgcccatctaccatgaaatagagagttgatatacattaatacaaatgtagaatgtgtttataaattttaaaacaacactaaagatcataggcttcattatatagaacatttaccgaaaaactcaatattttcgtagggggtaactcatagattttgagaaaaattcaaaaatatgaaaattctgttttaatgcataattgcatctttcactaacatatgatgaaggttaaagaggtttgaaacttttgttgtctccgttgctctagagaatagcgattttatagtggttagtccacaaattttaggagtattatgcaattttactaaattaattgacaaaaaaattaaaacgacgCCCATCTAcaatgaaatagagtttgatatacatagatacaaatgtagaatgtgtttagaaatttttaaacaacactaaagatcatagacttcattatatagaatatttaccgaaaaactcaatattttcgtagggggtaactcatagattttgagaaaaattcaaaaatatgaaaattctgttttaatgcatagttgcattcttcactaacatatgatgaaggtcaaagatgtttgaaacttttgttgtctctgttgctctagagaatagcgatttttatagtgattagtctaccaatttagtagtattatgcaattttactaaattaattgacaaaaaaattaaaacaatgcccatctaccatgaaatagagtttgatatacattaatacaaatgtagaatgtgtttataaattttaaaacaacactaaagatcataggcttcattatatagaacatttaccgaaaaactcaatattttcgtagggggtaactcatagattttgagaaatattcaaaaatatgaaaattccgttttaatgcatagttgcatccttcactaacatatgatgaatgttaaagaggtt is drawn from Brassica rapa cultivar Chiifu-401-42 chromosome A05, CAAS_Brap_v3.01, whole genome shotgun sequence and contains these coding sequences:
- the LOC103854454 gene encoding dual specificity protein phosphatase 1B, with translation MEKVVDLFGVGEANTQKLLEGGNDLSQIQQGLFIGSVAEANNKDLLKASNVTHVLTIAVALSPPYPDDFVYKVIEVVDRSETDLTVYFDECYSFIDQAIESGGGVLVHCFMGISRSVTIVVAYLMRKHGIGFSKAMEIVKSRRPQALPNFGFVSQLQQFEKSIKVHDEASSSVDNKEIVA